From one Paeniglutamicibacter psychrophenolicus genomic stretch:
- the aqpZ gene encoding aquaporin Z, translated as MSQPQSMTSRLAAEFLGTGVLVFGGCGAAIFSAKVISSNTVNMGIGFLGVALAFGVTVLVMVYAVGHISGAHFNPAVTLGAALAGRIEWKAVPAYWITQIIGASVAGLALFAIATGKHGFDPVASGFASNGYADRSPDGYSMLSALLAEIILTAIFLYVILGSTDGRAPRGFAGISIGLSLTLIHLVAIPITNTSVNPARSLGVAWFAGPAALGQVWLFIVAPLVGAAIAGLTYPLFFPNPAVSMAVEMDRGPGTASAA; from the coding sequence ATGTCCCAACCACAGAGCATGACATCGCGTCTGGCAGCCGAGTTCCTCGGCACCGGAGTCCTTGTATTCGGCGGCTGCGGAGCCGCGATCTTCTCCGCCAAGGTCATTTCCTCAAACACCGTCAACATGGGGATCGGGTTCCTCGGCGTTGCCCTGGCATTCGGCGTGACCGTCCTGGTCATGGTGTACGCCGTTGGCCACATCTCCGGCGCCCATTTCAACCCCGCCGTCACCCTTGGTGCAGCACTGGCCGGGCGCATCGAATGGAAGGCCGTTCCCGCCTACTGGATCACCCAGATCATCGGCGCCTCGGTCGCGGGCCTTGCACTCTTTGCCATTGCCACCGGCAAGCACGGCTTTGATCCCGTTGCCTCGGGCTTTGCCTCCAACGGCTATGCCGACCGCTCCCCCGACGGCTACTCGATGCTCTCGGCGCTGCTCGCGGAGATCATCCTCACGGCGATCTTCCTGTATGTCATCCTTGGCTCCACCGACGGCCGTGCACCGAGGGGCTTCGCAGGGATTTCCATCGGGCTGTCCCTGACGCTGATCCACCTGGTTGCCATCCCGATCACCAACACCTCGGTGAACCCCGCCCGCTCGTTGGGCGTGGCATGGTTTGCAGGTCCGGCGGCGCTGGGCCAGGTGTGGTTGTTTATCGTGGCGCCCTTGGTGGGAGCCGCGATCGCGGGGCTCACCTATCCCCTGTTCTTCCCGAACCCCGCGGTTTCCATGGCCGTGGAGATGGACCGAGGGCCGGGAACAGCCAGTGCCGCTTAA
- a CDS encoding FhaA domain-containing protein, with protein MGLIDNVERGLEKLVTSVFRGSGSSEVKPVEIASRLRNQMDAKSLTISQARTLAPNHFIIRLADEDFARAREWGAPLARELCTTALEHAKSQGYTLQGAVEVNFRKDPELKPGGFEIDATTSDASTPEVHNTPAAPPAPSAPPRAAARMQPVLDISGQRYALNHPSIVLGRSADTDIPIEDPGVSRRHLKIEQRGASTWAVDLGSTNGSFVNGQKIVGETELHDGSNIAMGQTRIIFRLVPQSQGDRA; from the coding sequence ATGGGTCTCATTGACAATGTTGAACGCGGACTTGAAAAGCTTGTCACCAGCGTCTTCCGCGGCTCCGGCAGTTCCGAAGTCAAGCCCGTCGAGATCGCTTCGCGCCTGCGCAACCAAATGGACGCGAAGTCGTTGACAATTTCCCAGGCCCGCACCCTCGCCCCGAACCACTTCATCATCCGCCTCGCGGACGAGGATTTCGCCCGGGCCCGGGAATGGGGCGCCCCCCTGGCCCGGGAGCTGTGCACCACGGCCCTGGAACACGCCAAGAGCCAGGGCTACACCCTGCAGGGCGCGGTCGAGGTCAATTTCCGCAAGGACCCCGAACTCAAGCCGGGAGGCTTCGAGATCGATGCCACCACTTCGGATGCCTCCACGCCCGAGGTCCACAACACCCCCGCCGCACCGCCGGCCCCGTCCGCTCCGCCTCGCGCCGCGGCCAGGATGCAGCCAGTGCTGGACATTTCCGGCCAGCGCTACGCCCTGAACCACCCCAGCATCGTCTTGGGCCGCTCGGCAGACACCGACATCCCCATCGAGGATCCGGGGGTCTCTCGCCGGCACCTGAAGATCGAGCAGCGCGGCGCCTCGACCTGGGCCGTTGACCTGGGTTCCACGAACGGTAGCTTCGTCAACGGTCAGAAGATCGTCGGTGAGACGGAGCTGCACGACGGCTCCAACATTGCCATGGGGCAGACGCGCATCATCTTCCGCCTCGTCCCCCAATCGCAAGGAGACCGTGCGTGA
- a CDS encoding FHA domain-containing protein FhaB/FipA, giving the protein MNDLVFTVLRLGFLILLWLLVLSIVGALRRDLAIGSKARVGAPTAREIRKDPSLAPPPEVPAKQQAKTLAILEGPLSGLEHQLTASPILLGRAQEATIVLEDDYASGRHARLFPQGTRWFIEDLGSTNGTFLGDAQLTRAQPVELGQKIRIGKTVMELRP; this is encoded by the coding sequence GTGAACGACCTAGTGTTCACCGTGCTGCGGCTCGGATTTCTCATTTTGCTGTGGCTGCTGGTCCTGAGCATCGTCGGCGCTCTTCGCCGCGACCTCGCCATCGGCAGCAAGGCCCGCGTCGGTGCACCGACCGCCCGGGAGATCCGCAAGGACCCCTCGCTGGCGCCTCCGCCCGAGGTCCCCGCCAAGCAGCAAGCCAAGACCCTGGCCATCCTCGAGGGACCGCTCAGCGGCCTCGAACACCAGCTCACTGCCAGCCCGATCCTGCTGGGCCGCGCCCAGGAGGCAACCATCGTGCTCGAGGACGACTACGCCTCGGGACGCCACGCGCGCCTGTTCCCGCAGGGCACCCGCTGGTTCATCGAAGACCTCGGTTCCACCAACGGAACCTTCCTGGGCGATGCCCAGCTCACCCGCGCCCAGCCCGTTGAACTCGGCCAGAAAATCCGGATCGGCAAGACCGTCATGGAGCTGAGGCCCTAG
- a CDS encoding PP2C family protein-serine/threonine phosphatase — protein MALMLKFAARSDVGKVRSKNDDSAYVGRYLAVVADGMGGHVGGDVASASTVLDLVHLDVPETPNAETVLPDEIQAANLVLNDLVSANPKLSGMGTTVTAMLLTGDVLQFAHIGDSRAYRLKNGVFEQVSHDHTFVQRLVDEGRLRPEEAELHPHKNVLLRVLGDSDASPELDVNQYPVEAGERWMLCSDGLNAVVPDSITERIMRGTASLEETVEDLVETTLAHGSPDNVTIVVFEVVEDNGETAPSPTEELVPVDEPAPDTGQLTIAAEGDLEASAALIRHEMSKRPHLLVGAAELATQSGKIPIVTQRSGEKRAAAILTHKTPAAQAAEEQDDYGSISRRPRRWLVPTFLALMTLILAAVCGWGYLWTQTQYFVGNQDGHVAIFKGVSQDLGPLKLSHVDTVTDIPMDALPQYTQQRIDSALPARDLAHAQTMVGELLVTAKQRCPVVVPENPGTAGTLPALPSYCQEIQP, from the coding sequence ATGGCGTTGATGCTGAAGTTTGCGGCGCGGAGCGATGTTGGCAAGGTCCGCTCCAAGAATGACGACTCCGCCTATGTGGGACGCTACCTGGCCGTCGTGGCCGACGGCATGGGCGGACACGTCGGCGGCGACGTCGCCAGCGCTTCCACCGTGCTGGACCTCGTCCACCTGGACGTCCCCGAGACGCCCAACGCCGAAACGGTGCTGCCCGACGAGATCCAGGCAGCGAACCTGGTCCTGAACGACCTGGTCAGCGCCAATCCGAAGCTTTCGGGCATGGGAACCACCGTCACCGCCATGCTGCTCACCGGCGATGTGCTGCAATTCGCCCACATTGGCGACTCGCGTGCCTACCGGCTGAAAAACGGCGTGTTCGAGCAGGTCAGCCACGACCACACCTTCGTCCAGCGGCTCGTCGACGAGGGCCGCCTGCGCCCCGAGGAAGCCGAACTGCACCCGCACAAGAACGTCCTGCTGCGCGTGCTCGGCGATTCGGATGCGAGCCCGGAACTCGACGTGAACCAGTACCCCGTCGAGGCGGGGGAGCGCTGGATGCTCTGCTCCGACGGATTGAACGCCGTCGTTCCCGATTCCATCACCGAACGCATCATGCGCGGCACCGCCTCCCTCGAGGAGACCGTCGAGGACCTCGTCGAAACGACGCTGGCCCACGGCTCCCCGGACAACGTGACCATCGTCGTATTCGAGGTCGTGGAGGACAACGGCGAGACCGCTCCGTCGCCGACCGAGGAATTGGTCCCCGTCGACGAGCCGGCCCCGGACACCGGGCAGCTGACGATCGCCGCCGAGGGCGACCTCGAGGCCAGTGCGGCGCTGATCCGCCACGAGATGTCCAAGCGGCCCCACCTCCTGGTGGGCGCGGCCGAGCTGGCGACCCAGTCGGGCAAGATTCCGATCGTCACCCAGCGCTCGGGCGAGAAGCGCGCCGCGGCAATCCTCACGCACAAGACCCCGGCCGCACAGGCAGCCGAGGAACAGGACGACTACGGGTCCATCTCACGGCGCCCGCGGCGCTGGCTGGTCCCGACGTTCCTGGCCTTGATGACCCTGATCCTTGCCGCCGTGTGCGGCTGGGGCTACCTGTGGACGCAGACCCAGTACTTCGTGGGCAACCAAGACGGCCACGTGGCCATCTTCAAGGGCGTCTCGCAGGACCTCGGTCCGTTGAAGCTCTCGCATGTGGACACCGTGACCGACATCCCCATGGACGCGCTACCGCAATACACGCAGCAGCGCATTGATTCCGCTCTCCCGGCACGGGACCTGGCACATGCCCAGACCATGGTCGGGGAGTTGCTGGTGACAGCCAAGCAACGCTGCCCCGTGGTCGTCCCGGAAAATCCGGGTACCGCCGGGACCTTGCCGGCCCTGCCCTCGTACTGTCAGGAGATCCAACCGTGA
- a CDS encoding FtsW/RodA/SpoVE family cell cycle protein, protein MSELETAPVPRRNMELLLLLLALAVAMGAYYLVGINSDEGLSQEFISQGLILVGLALVFHVVLRIWAKYADPVILPVTVALNGIGLAMIHRIDLAKNDNTAFRQILWTGVAMVVAMIVLWTIRDHRVLRRFTYIALAASVLLLLLPLIKGLGMEINGARIWVRVGSSLSFQPGELAKITLAIFFAGYLSSNRELILLAGRKVGPLQLPRSRDLGPMIVAWLVSIGVLVVQRDLGSSILFFGLFMVMIYVATARVSWIVIGTLMLVGGGTFAYLTMSHVTRRVDGWLNAFDPDIYHAIGGSRQIVEGLFGLANGGLMGTGLGNGSPYMVPLANSDMIVASLGEELGLIGISAIVLLYLILVSRGMRAALGSRDTFGKLLATGFSFTLALQCFVVIGGVTRLIPLTGLTTPFMAAGGSSLLSNWIIVALLLLISHNSRRPMLSGVSATAEVATKAPRRSHGLLESIKEHKR, encoded by the coding sequence GTGAGCGAGCTGGAAACCGCGCCTGTCCCACGGCGCAACATGGAGTTGCTCCTGTTGCTGCTGGCCCTGGCCGTCGCCATGGGCGCCTACTACCTGGTGGGCATCAACAGCGATGAGGGATTGAGCCAGGAGTTCATTTCCCAGGGCCTCATCCTGGTCGGGCTGGCCCTGGTCTTCCACGTCGTCCTGCGCATCTGGGCCAAATATGCCGATCCGGTGATACTTCCGGTGACGGTTGCCCTCAACGGCATCGGCCTGGCCATGATCCACCGCATCGACCTGGCGAAGAACGACAACACCGCCTTCCGCCAGATTCTGTGGACCGGCGTCGCCATGGTCGTGGCCATGATCGTCCTGTGGACCATCCGCGACCACCGCGTGCTGCGCCGGTTCACCTACATCGCCCTTGCGGCCTCGGTGCTGCTGCTCCTGCTCCCTCTGATCAAGGGGCTGGGCATGGAGATCAACGGCGCGCGAATCTGGGTGCGGGTAGGGTCGTCGTTGTCGTTCCAGCCCGGCGAGCTGGCCAAGATCACCCTGGCAATATTCTTTGCCGGGTATCTATCCTCGAACCGCGAACTGATCCTGTTGGCAGGCCGGAAGGTCGGCCCGCTGCAGTTGCCCCGCTCCCGGGACCTCGGCCCCATGATCGTGGCTTGGCTTGTCAGCATCGGCGTCCTGGTCGTCCAGCGCGATCTCGGTTCCTCCATCCTCTTCTTCGGGCTGTTCATGGTGATGATCTACGTCGCCACCGCGCGCGTGAGCTGGATCGTCATCGGGACCCTGATGCTGGTCGGCGGCGGCACCTTCGCCTACCTGACCATGAGCCACGTGACCCGACGGGTCGACGGCTGGCTCAATGCCTTCGACCCCGACATCTATCACGCCATCGGCGGCAGCCGGCAAATCGTCGAGGGGCTCTTCGGGCTCGCCAACGGCGGGCTGATGGGCACCGGGCTGGGCAACGGCAGCCCCTACATGGTCCCGCTGGCCAACAGCGACATGATTGTCGCCTCCCTGGGCGAGGAACTCGGGCTCATTGGGATCTCCGCCATCGTGCTGCTGTATTTGATCCTTGTAAGCCGCGGCATGCGTGCCGCCCTCGGATCACGCGACACCTTCGGCAAGCTGCTGGCCACCGGGTTCTCCTTCACCCTGGCGCTGCAGTGCTTCGTCGTCATCGGCGGCGTCACGCGGTTGATCCCGCTGACCGGACTGACGACACCCTTCATGGCCGCCGGCGGTTCCTCCCTGCTCTCGAACTGGATCATTGTCGCCTTGCTGCTGTTGATTTCCCATAATTCACGCCGTCCCATGTTGTCCGGGGTCTCGGCCACCGCGGAGGTCGCCACGAAGGCCCCCCGACGTTCCCACGGTCTCCTTGAATCGATTAAGGAGCACAAGCGATGA
- a CDS encoding penicillin-binding transpeptidase domain-containing protein — protein sequence MNQAIRNTWIAVMLLFVLSLGALSYVQFFAAKDLNANPLNNRQLFKEFDLPRGAILVDGKPIAESVPTEGQFKYQRVYTDPNLYSHLTGFYSLTNSSTQLESVMNDELTGKSQDQFFDRMINLFSGKENEGASVELTIDGKLQKFVYGLIPDGTRGTIIVSEPKTGNIMAMASKPSYDTNLLAVHSSKQAASNMKELLTVPGLSPYRNPAIGNLIAPGSTFKIFDMVAGLESGKYKADTMLANPPTIKLPGTNTSLPNFEGGNCAARPEATFAYIVAQSCNTPFVKMSEELGKEPFQDVTERFGFGQQVEIPMRVVPSVFPQNPSPDELGLSVIGQKDVKATPMQMNMAAMGIANDGVIMEPNLIKQVIAPDLRVLSESKPKEFSTAVSKDIADKVTDLMRGPIKSGTAVRAQVPGLDIAAKTGTSQLGDGSGLVNSWITGFAPADDPQVAVTIVFEKIDFKTGSSLTSPNLKKILEAVFNQ from the coding sequence ATGAACCAAGCCATCCGCAACACCTGGATCGCCGTCATGTTGCTCTTTGTGCTGAGCCTGGGCGCGCTGAGCTACGTGCAGTTCTTTGCCGCGAAGGACCTCAACGCAAATCCGTTGAACAACCGCCAGCTGTTCAAGGAATTCGACCTGCCCCGCGGGGCGATCCTGGTGGACGGCAAGCCCATTGCCGAATCCGTCCCCACCGAGGGACAGTTCAAGTACCAGCGCGTCTACACCGATCCCAATCTCTACTCCCACCTGACCGGGTTCTACTCGCTGACGAACAGCTCCACGCAGCTCGAATCGGTCATGAACGACGAGTTGACGGGAAAGAGCCAGGACCAGTTCTTCGACCGCATGATCAATCTGTTCTCCGGCAAGGAGAACGAGGGTGCCTCGGTCGAACTCACCATTGATGGCAAGCTGCAGAAATTCGTCTACGGCCTGATACCGGACGGAACCCGCGGCACCATCATCGTCTCGGAGCCGAAGACCGGAAACATCATGGCCATGGCCTCCAAGCCGAGCTACGACACCAATCTCCTGGCCGTGCACAGCTCCAAGCAGGCAGCCTCGAACATGAAGGAACTGTTGACCGTTCCGGGTCTGAGCCCGTACCGCAACCCGGCAATCGGCAACCTGATCGCACCCGGTTCCACGTTCAAGATCTTCGACATGGTGGCGGGCCTCGAATCCGGCAAGTACAAGGCCGACACCATGCTGGCGAATCCCCCGACCATCAAGCTTCCGGGAACCAACACCTCGCTGCCGAACTTCGAAGGCGGCAACTGCGCGGCCAGGCCCGAGGCGACTTTCGCGTACATCGTGGCGCAAAGCTGCAACACCCCGTTCGTGAAGATGAGCGAGGAACTGGGCAAGGAACCTTTCCAGGACGTCACCGAGCGTTTCGGCTTCGGCCAGCAGGTTGAGATCCCGATGCGCGTGGTGCCCAGTGTTTTCCCGCAGAACCCGTCCCCCGATGAATTGGGTCTGTCGGTGATTGGCCAGAAGGACGTGAAGGCCACCCCGATGCAGATGAACATGGCAGCCATGGGCATCGCCAACGACGGGGTGATCATGGAGCCGAACCTGATCAAGCAGGTCATCGCCCCGGATCTGCGGGTGCTCTCCGAGAGCAAGCCCAAGGAATTCAGCACCGCCGTCAGCAAGGACATCGCCGACAAGGTCACCGACCTGATGCGCGGTCCGATCAAGAGCGGCACCGCGGTCAGGGCGCAGGTCCCCGGGCTGGACATCGCCGCCAAGACCGGCACGTCGCAGCTCGGTGACGGTTCCGGTCTGGTGAACTCCTGGATCACCGGGTTCGCCCCGGCGGACGACCCGCAGGTGGCTGTGACAATTGTTTTTGAAAAGATTGATTTCAAGACTGGTTCCTCGTTGACCAGTCCAAACCTGAAGAAGATTCTAGAGGCGGTGTTCAACCAGTGA
- a CDS encoding protein kinase domain-containing protein produces the protein MRPISGITLGGRYKLTDRIAIGGMGEVWRARDQVLGRLVAIKILKEEYTGDPGFLQRFRVEARHTALLNHNGIASVFDYGEEEGSAYLVMELVPGQPLSTVIERERVLSPDRTLSIISQTAKALAAAHIQGLVHRDVKPGNLLMLPDGRVKITDFGIARIADQVPLTATGQVMGTAQYLAPEQATGQQATGSSDIYALGVIGYELLAGRRPFTGESQIAIALAQVNDTPPPLPENIPVPVRSLVMSMLAKDPADRPADAESLAVAADAIRAGNPETATLAVPGMLLFSGSDAATQAISRTPITQGNETVALPPVDPTIAGPAPATNALPQVPAPQTQDDGQNFDSFMGASQQWEEEPVGGYEPEVADRRTPAKKGRSPWTTPLIALIALVVLAILGAWLLPMLTGNKTPESSPSITTTAPTTESSSPSTEPSETETTPTRSSAPTSTAPSTVTVSQNEFLGKDYKDATATLEGLGFTVKSVGKESTEAADTVIKVSPSGELPVGSTITLTYAVPAKVSVPDLYGKDGEQAAAALTALGLVPNEGEAQESPLAKGTVIGQSVPNGTKVEPGTTVTYILSLGPPEPTESTTAPSTPAAESSTPAAEAPGKGKGNPPAPGQ, from the coding sequence GTGAGGCCAATTTCCGGTATCACCCTGGGCGGTCGATACAAGCTGACCGACCGTATTGCCATAGGTGGCATGGGTGAGGTGTGGAGGGCCAGGGACCAGGTCCTTGGCCGCCTGGTGGCAATCAAGATCCTCAAGGAGGAATACACCGGGGATCCCGGGTTCCTTCAGCGGTTCCGCGTCGAGGCGCGCCACACCGCACTGCTGAACCACAACGGCATCGCCAGCGTCTTCGACTACGGGGAAGAAGAAGGCTCCGCCTACCTGGTCATGGAACTGGTTCCCGGCCAGCCGCTGTCCACCGTCATCGAACGCGAACGCGTACTCTCCCCGGACCGCACCCTGTCGATCATTTCGCAGACCGCCAAGGCGCTTGCCGCCGCACACATCCAGGGGCTGGTGCACCGCGACGTGAAGCCGGGCAACCTGTTGATGCTCCCCGACGGACGCGTGAAGATCACCGACTTCGGCATTGCCCGCATCGCCGACCAGGTCCCGCTGACCGCCACCGGCCAGGTCATGGGCACCGCCCAGTACCTCGCCCCGGAGCAGGCCACGGGCCAGCAGGCCACCGGCAGCTCCGACATCTATGCCCTGGGCGTGATCGGCTACGAACTGCTCGCCGGACGGCGCCCATTCACCGGCGAATCGCAGATCGCCATCGCCCTGGCCCAGGTCAACGACACCCCGCCGCCGCTGCCGGAAAACATTCCGGTGCCGGTCCGCTCACTGGTGATGTCGATGCTGGCCAAGGACCCCGCCGACCGGCCGGCCGACGCCGAGTCCCTCGCGGTGGCCGCCGACGCCATCCGCGCCGGAAACCCGGAGACCGCGACGCTCGCCGTGCCCGGAATGCTGCTCTTCTCGGGATCCGACGCCGCCACCCAGGCCATCAGCCGGACCCCGATCACGCAGGGCAACGAGACCGTTGCGCTGCCCCCTGTCGACCCGACGATCGCCGGGCCCGCCCCGGCCACCAATGCCCTGCCACAGGTTCCCGCACCTCAGACGCAGGACGACGGGCAGAACTTCGATTCCTTCATGGGGGCCTCCCAGCAGTGGGAGGAAGAACCCGTTGGCGGCTACGAGCCCGAGGTCGCCGACCGGCGCACCCCGGCCAAGAAGGGCCGCAGCCCCTGGACCACGCCGTTGATCGCGCTGATCGCCCTGGTTGTCCTGGCGATCCTCGGCGCCTGGCTGCTGCCCATGCTCACCGGAAACAAGACCCCGGAAAGCAGCCCGAGCATCACGACCACGGCCCCGACCACGGAATCCTCCTCACCCAGCACCGAGCCGAGCGAAACCGAAACCACGCCGACCCGGTCGAGCGCACCGACGAGCACCGCACCGTCCACCGTGACGGTGTCCCAGAACGAATTCCTGGGCAAGGACTACAAGGACGCCACCGCGACCCTGGAGGGCCTCGGCTTCACGGTGAAGTCCGTGGGCAAGGAAAGCACCGAGGCTGCCGACACCGTCATCAAGGTTTCCCCCTCCGGCGAGCTGCCCGTCGGTTCCACCATCACGCTGACCTATGCCGTCCCGGCAAAGGTCTCGGTGCCCGATTTGTACGGCAAGGACGGCGAGCAGGCCGCCGCGGCGTTGACCGCGCTGGGCCTGGTGCCCAACGAAGGGGAAGCCCAGGAAAGCCCGCTGGCCAAGGGAACCGTGATCGGCCAGAGCGTGCCCAACGGCACCAAGGTCGAGCCCGGCACCACGGTCACCTACATCCTGTCCCTGGGCCCGCCGGAGCCCACCGAGTCCACGACCGCCCCCTCAACCCCGGCCGCTGAGTCCTCGACCCCTGCCGCGGAGGCCCCCGGCAAGGGCAAGGGCAACCCCCCGGCCCCTGGCCAGTAG
- the pknB gene encoding Stk1 family PASTA domain-containing Ser/Thr kinase, with the protein MTEERILNGRYVVKELIGRGGMADVHLGIDQVLGRKVAIKLLRAEMARDPMVQARFRREAKAVAGLNHPNIVSVFDTGEEEQVVSGSTVELPFIVMEYVRGRTLRDLVKAGEMTSDLAVKYVLGVLEALEHSHSMGIVHRDIKPANIMVTERGNLKVMDFGIARALADSASTMTQTQTVVGTAQYLSPEQARGEAVDARTDLYSTGCLLYELFTGRPPFTGDSPVSVAYQHVGEHAPAPSTLVPALDPIFDDVVLKALAKDREDRYDDAAAFATALSNARGGIALAPEELTAPMPQSQAQAAEQATVAALAAPGFPSPESPPTGTLAPLNHTGYLEPVPGDGPWDAPPMWEQNLQRERDEHRAKSRRTWTIAISLVLALALVVSGLFFYNWMRAEAERNAPVAIPNLVEMTQAKAETALSGLQLVSKVETVFDDDVKSGLVVETDPVATREVRKGSTVRLMVSKGPESRVLPAGLAGQSEAGARQALQDLGFEIGSVSRVNDPSIPTDWLVNTEPKLGKTVKVGSTIDLVLSTGLVEVPRLIDMTVPEATEALEDPKVGLRIEVIEEENPLVKPGTIIAQKSATGDVTTSPQGGTITVTVAVKPKEPEPTDTSSEAPQTSEQPPETTPTPSGQATPSPTPTP; encoded by the coding sequence GTGACCGAGGAACGGATTCTCAACGGCCGCTATGTCGTGAAGGAGCTCATTGGGCGCGGCGGCATGGCCGACGTGCACCTGGGTATCGACCAGGTGCTGGGGCGCAAGGTCGCCATCAAGCTCCTGCGTGCCGAAATGGCGCGCGACCCCATGGTGCAGGCCCGCTTCCGGCGCGAGGCCAAGGCGGTGGCCGGGCTGAACCACCCCAACATCGTGTCGGTCTTCGACACCGGCGAAGAGGAACAGGTGGTTTCCGGTTCCACCGTGGAACTGCCCTTCATCGTGATGGAGTACGTCCGCGGGCGCACCCTGCGCGACCTCGTCAAGGCCGGGGAAATGACCAGCGACCTGGCCGTCAAGTACGTGCTGGGGGTGCTGGAGGCCTTGGAGCACTCCCATTCCATGGGCATCGTGCACCGCGACATCAAGCCGGCCAACATCATGGTCACCGAACGCGGCAACCTCAAGGTCATGGACTTCGGCATTGCCCGCGCCCTGGCCGATTCCGCCAGCACCATGACCCAGACGCAGACAGTCGTGGGCACCGCCCAGTACCTTTCCCCGGAGCAGGCCCGCGGCGAGGCCGTGGACGCCCGCACCGACCTGTATTCCACCGGCTGCCTGCTCTACGAGCTGTTCACCGGCCGGCCTCCCTTCACGGGGGATTCGCCGGTCTCGGTCGCCTACCAGCATGTGGGCGAGCACGCGCCGGCACCGAGCACGCTGGTGCCGGCGCTGGATCCGATCTTCGACGACGTGGTGCTCAAGGCCCTGGCCAAGGACCGCGAGGACCGCTACGACGATGCCGCGGCGTTTGCCACGGCCTTGTCCAATGCCCGCGGGGGGATTGCCCTGGCCCCGGAGGAACTCACCGCGCCGATGCCGCAGTCCCAGGCCCAGGCCGCGGAGCAGGCAACGGTTGCCGCGCTGGCTGCCCCCGGGTTTCCCTCGCCGGAGTCCCCGCCCACGGGCACCCTGGCGCCGCTGAACCACACCGGATACCTCGAACCGGTGCCCGGGGACGGGCCCTGGGACGCTCCTCCGATGTGGGAACAGAACCTGCAGCGCGAGCGCGACGAACACCGGGCGAAATCCCGGCGCACCTGGACCATCGCGATTTCGCTGGTTCTGGCCCTCGCCCTGGTGGTTTCCGGTCTCTTCTTCTACAACTGGATGCGCGCGGAGGCGGAACGCAACGCCCCCGTCGCCATCCCCAACCTCGTCGAAATGACGCAGGCCAAGGCCGAGACAGCACTGTCCGGGCTGCAGCTGGTGTCCAAGGTCGAGACGGTTTTCGACGATGACGTCAAGAGCGGGCTCGTCGTGGAAACCGACCCCGTCGCCACCAGGGAGGTCCGCAAGGGCTCCACGGTGCGCCTGATGGTTTCCAAGGGGCCCGAGTCCCGGGTCCTGCCCGCGGGCCTCGCCGGCCAGTCCGAGGCCGGGGCCCGCCAGGCCCTGCAGGACCTGGGCTTCGAGATCGGTTCGGTCTCCCGGGTCAATGATCCCTCGATCCCCACCGACTGGCTGGTGAACACCGAGCCGAAGCTGGGCAAGACCGTCAAGGTCGGCAGCACGATCGATCTGGTCCTTTCCACCGGGCTGGTGGAGGTTCCGCGGCTCATCGACATGACGGTTCCCGAGGCCACCGAGGCACTCGAGGATCCGAAGGTCGGCCTGCGCATCGAGGTCATCGAGGAGGAGAACCCTCTTGTGAAACCCGGAACGATCATCGCGCAGAAGTCCGCCACGGGTGATGTCACCACCTCCCCGCAGGGCGGCACCATCACCGTCACGGTTGCCGTGAAGCCCAAGGAACCCGAACCGACGGACACCTCATCCGAGGCTCCCCAGACCTCGGAGCAACCACCGGAAACCACGCCCACGCCAAGCGGCCAGGCCACGCCAAGCCCCACCCCGACCCCGTAG
- a CDS encoding anthranilate synthase component II, which translates to MNAPKILVIDNYDSFVYTLVGYLQELGAETTVIRNDDLSLAEVIELAQARDGVLVSPGPGTPAEAGVCIEVIKWCGQQRKPMLGVCLGHQALAEAYGGVVTHAEELMHGKTSPVFHHGHPVFAHIPSPFTATRYHSLAAVRSSIPEILEITAETENGVIMGLAHRDAPLWGVQFHPESVLTEGGYQMLGNWLESLGLAGAAAHAATLSPLIRDAGA; encoded by the coding sequence GTGAACGCCCCGAAGATCCTGGTGATCGACAACTACGACAGCTTTGTCTACACCCTGGTGGGGTACCTGCAGGAGCTGGGCGCCGAGACCACGGTGATCCGCAACGACGACCTGTCCCTGGCCGAGGTCATTGAACTGGCGCAGGCCCGCGACGGCGTCCTGGTGTCCCCCGGGCCCGGCACCCCGGCCGAGGCAGGTGTCTGCATCGAGGTGATCAAGTGGTGCGGGCAGCAGCGGAAGCCGATGCTCGGGGTCTGCCTGGGCCACCAGGCCCTCGCCGAGGCCTACGGCGGGGTTGTCACGCATGCCGAGGAGCTGATGCACGGCAAGACCTCCCCGGTCTTCCACCACGGGCACCCGGTCTTCGCGCACATCCCCAGCCCCTTCACCGCCACCCGGTACCACTCGCTGGCCGCCGTGCGATCGAGCATCCCCGAGATCCTGGAGATCACCGCGGAGACCGAGAACGGCGTCATCATGGGCCTGGCCCACCGCGACGCGCCCCTGTGGGGTGTGCAGTTCCACCCCGAGTCGGTGCTCACCGAGGGCGGCTACCAGATGCTGGGCAACTGGCTCGAATCCCTGGGCCTGGCCGGAGCGGCAGCGCATGCGGCAACGCTCAGCCCGTTGATCCGGGATGCCGGGGCCTGA